The Haloplanus sp. CK5-1 genome segment GCGGTCCACGGCCACGATCCGACGGCGCTGACCGACGTGTGCGTGATCGCCCACTCGACCGCCGAGTACGAGACGCTCGCCCGCGTCGCCGACGACGTGCGTTCGGGCTGAGTCACCGCACCGCGTCGGCGGCCGCGACCAGTTCCTCGACCCGGTCGACCGAGACGGCGTTCCCGGCCTCGCCGCCGCGTTCGAGCGCGCTCCCCACGATCACGCCGTCCGCGACCGAGAGCGCGTCGCCGACGGTGTCGGCTGTCACGCCACTCCCGACGAACACCGGGAGGTCGCGTCCGGTCCCGTCGCGTCGCTCCGTGACCGCCCGGACCGTCCCGAGATCGGTCGTGTGCCCCGTTCCGTCACCCGTCACGACGACGCCGTCGGCGAGGCCGCGGTCGGCTGCCTCGCCGGTCAGCGCCGGCACGTCGCTCGCGTCGGCCCCGAGCGGTGCCGAGTGTTTGACATCCAAGTCGGCGAGCAGGGCCACGTCGGTATCGACGCGCTCGCGCAGTCGGGTCGTCTCGTGGGCCCGCCCTTCGAGGACGCCCTGGTCCGCGACCCGCGCCCCGACGTGGACGTTGACGCGGACGAACGACGCGTCCGTGGCGGCCGCCACGGCGACCGCTCCCGGCCCGTCGTTCCGGAGGACGTTCACGCCGACCGGCCGGTCGGTCACCTCCCGGACGGTGCCGACGAGGGCGGTGAGGTCCGCGACGACGTGTCGCGGGACCGAGTCGGGGTAGAAGGGTGCGTCGCCGAAGTTCTCGACCAGTAAGGCGTCGACGCCGCCGGCGTCGAGACGCTCGGCGTCACGCCGGACCGCGTCGCGGATCGCCTCGCGGCCCCCGTCGGCGTCGTAGCGGGGCGCGCCCGGCAGGGGCGGCAGGTGGACCATCCCGACGACCGGGCGCTCGGCTCCGAAGACGGCTGTCGTGTCCATGGTGGGAGTGGCGTCCGGTGGACGGTTAAACGCTCCCCGGCAGGCAGTCCCGATCCCTGCCGTGTCCTCACTCCTCGCACAGTCCCGCGGGATCGGCGTCGAGGATCCCCCACTCGTGGCCCGGGAGGAGTCGGTCCGCGCGTTCGAGGACTTCGGTCGCGCTCGTCCACCACTCGAAGTCGTTCATCGCCAGTCCGCGAACGAGTCCGTCGCCGTCGCCGTCGGGCGCGTTCTCGAACGTCGGCACCGCGTCGACGGCGACGACGGTCGTCTCCCCACCCGTCTCGACCGCCACCGACTGGTGGCCGACGGTGTGGCCCGGCGTCGGGAACGC includes the following:
- a CDS encoding BtpA/SgcQ family protein, whose translation is MDTTAVFGAERPVVGMVHLPPLPGAPRYDADGGREAIRDAVRRDAERLDAGGVDALLVENFGDAPFYPDSVPRHVVADLTALVGTVREVTDRPVGVNVLRNDGPGAVAVAAATDASFVRVNVHVGARVADQGVLEGRAHETTRLRERVDTDVALLADLDVKHSAPLGADASDVPALTGEAADRGLADGVVVTGDGTGHTTDLGTVRAVTERRDGTGRDLPVFVGSGVTADTVGDALSVADGVIVGSALERGGEAGNAVSVDRVEELVAAADAVR